A stretch of Caenorhabditis elegans chromosome IV DNA encodes these proteins:
- the H12I19.115 gene encoding 3-isopropylmalate dehydrogenase (Partially confirmed by transcript evidence), whose protein sequence is MSKNPTLLYFQESDKADSIDTDSIMPL, encoded by the exons ATGTCTAAAAATCCTACTTTATTG tacTTTCAAGAATCTGACAAAGCCGATTCTATTGACACCGATTCTATTATGCCGCTTTAA
- the srz-42 gene encoding Serpentine Receptor, class Z (Predicted), whose product MNFSQVFENQNFLAKFIDEGILLSVLYVLIFIILFLFYILVFPFYVYVNKVNKERDKNAFVFPITNHFFEMTKNAFIGYIYFPVNCFFAVALIYKKSFFVVPFLIVMVIIIFCLHVITQIFYLLIIVLAFERFLLYFLKSTERTLQIIQTFIHRHFNSFYAIFAIKDALYIISWLVSSGNYQFWLEFSYMTVYFATLIFIFTSAFFYIPIMISVRKLTNLTSAKQSNPEKYIFWQTIVIFICKSIAIPIIVDFFIHSESTIGVLVDFLIISDLVTTPLIIQLSYLGCNKQNLTVLMSAIKFKAFVKGIFTRNIVSPVHPDVERNVGN is encoded by the exons atgaatttttctcaagtttttgaaaatcaaaatttcctagCTAAATTTATTGATGAAGGAATATTACTTTCCGTATTATATGtcttgatttttataattttatttttattctacaTCTTAGTATTTCCATTTTATGTTTATGTGAATAAAGTCAACAAGGAAAGAGataaaaat GCATTTGTATTTCCAATTAccaatcatttttttgaaatgactaAAAATGCTTTTATAGGATATATCTATTTTCCAGTCAATTGTTTCTTTGCAGTTGCACTAATTTACAAGAAAAG ttttttcgttGTTCCTTTCCTAATTGTGATGGTTATAATAATCTTCTGCTTGCACGTAATCACTCAAATATTTTACTTGCTCATAATTGTTCTTGCCTTTGAAAGATTCcttttatattttctcaaatcaaCTGAACGAACtcttcaaattattcaaacatttataCATAGACACTTCAATTcattttatgcaatttttgcaataaaagaTGCTTTATACATTATTTCTTGGCTTGTATCATCTGGAAATTACCAATTTTGGCTGGAGTTTTCGTATATG aCAGTATATTTTGCAACtctaatatttatatttacatctgcatttttctacattccAATCATGATCAGTGTACGAAAATTAACCAATTTGACGTCTGCAAAACAGAGTAatcctgaaaaatacattttctggCAGACTATTGTTATATTTATTTGTAAATCG ATCGCGATTCCAataattgtagatttttttataCACTCTGAGTCAACTATAGGCGTTTTAGTGGATTTCCTTATCATATCGGATTTGGTGACAACACCTCTAATAATTCAATTGTCGTATTTGGGATGcaacaaacaaaatttgacagtTCTAATGTCTGCGATCAAATTTAAAGCTTTTGTGAAAGGGATATTCACCCGAAACATCGTATCCCCTGTTCATCCAGATGTTGAGAGAAATGTCGGGAATTAA